From one Streptomyces sp. CA-210063 genomic stretch:
- a CDS encoding RNA polymerase sigma factor: protein MTTFPGCRSCTDPPSAPSPEDDAPCDSHLVHAMAEGSREALSELFSRHAGSVFAYLLNRGFSPDTAEEAVQEAFLSAWKGASSFHEGNAIGWLMRIAHRRALDLVREQGRRAALDERVQSAPPADTIAPSAEDCLLASSPRYTAVAVALAELPPAQRDVIELRYVHRYSVRETAERLGVAEGTVKARASRGCAQLRQWLLAQPDGGEEGDGGGGTKGRVPSPRA, encoded by the coding sequence ATGACCACGTTTCCCGGGTGCCGGTCCTGCACCGACCCGCCGTCCGCGCCCTCCCCCGAGGACGACGCCCCCTGTGACAGCCACCTCGTGCACGCCATGGCGGAAGGCAGCCGGGAAGCCCTCTCGGAACTCTTCAGCCGCCACGCGGGCAGCGTCTTCGCGTACCTCCTGAACCGCGGCTTCTCCCCCGACACCGCCGAGGAAGCGGTACAGGAGGCGTTCCTGTCCGCGTGGAAGGGCGCGTCGTCGTTCCACGAGGGCAACGCCATCGGGTGGCTGATGCGGATCGCCCACCGGCGGGCCCTCGACCTGGTGCGCGAACAGGGCCGCCGCGCCGCCCTCGACGAGCGCGTCCAGTCCGCGCCACCTGCCGACACCATCGCCCCCTCCGCCGAGGACTGCCTCCTCGCCTCCTCCCCGCGTTACACCGCCGTCGCGGTCGCCCTCGCGGAGCTGCCGCCGGCGCAGCGGGACGTCATCGAGCTGCGGTACGTCCACCGCTACAGCGTCCGCGAGACCGCCGAGCGGCTGGGCGTGGCGGAGGGGACGGTCAAGGCACGGGCTTCGCGGGGGTGTGCGCAGTTGCGGCAGTGGTTGCTGGCGCAGCCGGACGGCGGGGAGGAGGGTGACGGTGGTGGCGGCACGAAGGGCCGGGTTCCGAGCCCTCGCGCGTGA
- a CDS encoding rhomboid-like protein, producing the protein MTHSRLRRLLPTPQGTPFTFFYAAVLVLTSVVAEYADPALVHALHQGSSTDVAHLVRTPVLVLFASALWVAGGVGSPYALGFLLVLTALERRIGGWRTAGVFLLGHVLATLATEVPVGLAVLAGHLPDSSLHRLDYGISFGVAASVGALAGLLPPWLRWPVLVGFGGMLVDDLIAFTDPMTNWGHLMALAIGVATWPVVRGWWKAAQVATTAA; encoded by the coding sequence ATCACCCACTCCCGCCTCCGGCGGCTGCTCCCCACCCCCCAGGGCACGCCCTTCACCTTCTTCTACGCCGCCGTCCTGGTGCTCACCTCGGTCGTCGCCGAGTACGCCGATCCCGCCCTGGTGCACGCCCTGCACCAGGGCTCCAGCACGGACGTGGCGCACCTCGTCCGGACCCCGGTGCTCGTGCTGTTCGCGAGCGCGCTGTGGGTCGCGGGCGGGGTCGGTTCGCCGTACGCCCTCGGGTTTCTGCTGGTGCTGACCGCGCTGGAACGCCGTATCGGCGGGTGGCGCACGGCCGGGGTCTTCCTGCTGGGGCATGTGCTCGCCACGCTCGCGACGGAGGTCCCGGTGGGCCTGGCCGTCCTGGCCGGCCACCTTCCCGACAGCTCTCTCCACCGCCTCGACTACGGCATCAGCTTCGGGGTGGCGGCGAGCGTGGGGGCGCTGGCGGGGCTGCTGCCGCCGTGGCTGCGGTGGCCTGTTCTGGTGGGGTTCGGGGGCATGCTGGTCGACGACCTGATCGCGTTCACAGACCCGATGACGAACTGGGGGCATCTGATGGCCTTGGCGATCGGGGTGGCGACGTGGCCGGTGGTGCGCGGGTGGTGGAAGGCGGCTCAGGTCGCCACGACCGCCGCGTAG
- a CDS encoding TetR/AcrR family transcriptional regulator, with the protein MVRNRRSEGSGGPEPDGGGTRRPDGVGARGSYAVGDERRLRILDAAVEHFAQWGFHASSLARIAKDVGITQGGLLHHFRGKEDLLVQVLGRMDETDRERFFSREFESAAQMFAALVKLAEFNSTRLGRTRMFNVLAAEAGDPGHPAHAYFVKRYAEVVDTVAGVLRRGVDTGELRADTDVVAVAQELAAVMDGLQIQWVLDPKGFDMAGRFRAYAERVSRGIARNVRDLP; encoded by the coding sequence ATGGTGCGGAACCGGAGGTCGGAGGGGTCCGGCGGGCCCGAGCCGGATGGGGGCGGCACGCGGAGACCGGACGGGGTCGGTGCGCGTGGCTCGTACGCCGTCGGTGACGAGCGGCGACTGCGCATTCTCGACGCGGCCGTCGAGCACTTCGCCCAATGGGGCTTCCACGCCTCCTCGCTCGCCCGTATCGCCAAGGACGTCGGCATCACCCAGGGCGGGCTGCTGCATCATTTCCGCGGCAAGGAGGACCTTCTCGTCCAAGTGCTGGGGCGCATGGACGAGACCGACCGGGAACGGTTCTTCTCACGGGAGTTCGAGTCGGCGGCCCAGATGTTCGCGGCGCTCGTGAAACTCGCCGAGTTCAACAGCACGCGGCTCGGCCGCACCCGTATGTTCAACGTCCTGGCCGCCGAGGCGGGCGACCCCGGGCACCCCGCCCACGCGTACTTCGTCAAGCGGTACGCCGAGGTCGTGGACACCGTCGCCGGGGTGCTGCGGCGGGGCGTGGACACCGGTGAGCTGCGGGCCGACACGGATGTCGTGGCCGTCGCGCAGGAGCTGGCCGCCGTGATGGACGGGCTGCAGATCCAGTGGGTGCTGGATCCGAAGGGGTTCGACATGGCGGGGCGGTTCCGGGCGTATGCGGAGCGGGTGTCGCGGGGGATCGCGAGGAACGTGCGGGATCTTCCCTAG
- a CDS encoding ATP-binding cassette domain-containing protein, which yields MIHTTRLSVRHRRALVLDDVTLTLGPGVHAVLGPNGAGKSTLLRVLATATAPTEGAVTLLDRDPRVPAQRLEIRRRLGYLPQEFGVFRSYTVREFLSYAAWLREMPGRRIPEAVEKAAEAVDLHDRLGHKLRTLSGGMKQRVGIAQAIVNSPTLLLLDEPTTGLDPRQRSDFHALVRRLGRNACAVVCTHLMEDVEGACDDVTVLSAGRVAFHGPLDALDAAGGYAAVVAT from the coding sequence ATGATCCACACCACCCGTCTCTCCGTACGCCACCGTCGCGCCCTCGTCCTCGACGACGTCACCCTCACCCTCGGCCCGGGCGTCCACGCCGTACTCGGCCCCAACGGCGCGGGCAAGTCGACCCTCCTCCGGGTGCTCGCCACCGCGACCGCCCCGACCGAAGGCGCGGTGACGCTCCTCGACCGCGACCCCCGCGTCCCGGCCCAGCGCCTGGAGATCAGGCGCCGCCTGGGCTACCTCCCCCAGGAATTCGGTGTGTTCCGGAGCTACACGGTCCGGGAGTTCCTGTCCTACGCCGCCTGGCTGCGCGAGATGCCGGGCCGCCGTATCCCGGAAGCGGTGGAGAAGGCCGCCGAGGCCGTCGACCTCCACGACCGCCTCGGCCACAAGCTCCGCACCCTCTCCGGCGGCATGAAACAACGTGTCGGCATCGCGCAGGCCATCGTCAACTCACCGACGCTGCTCCTGCTCGACGAGCCGACGACCGGGCTGGATCCGCGGCAGCGATCCGACTTCCACGCGCTGGTACGGCGGTTGGGCCGCAACGCCTGCGCGGTCGTGTGCACGCATCTCATGGAGGACGTCGAGGGCGCCTGCGACGACGTCACCGTCCTGTCGGCCGGCCGCGTCGCCTTCCACGGCCCGCTCGACGCACTCGACGCAGCCGGCGGCTACGCGGCGGTCGTGGCGACCTGA
- a CDS encoding GNAT family N-acetyltransferase: protein MDAVVRAWVDGWVVSRGAAPPVEEPWGCTIDMGMAQHVTRHVFGTTNDEVEEAAVRKVAGAVTGAGTWLKVFAAPSTVTPWLGEGWWVDPEPGYLMSVRLRSHEAPAAVPDGYRLRTWSRGGVTRVMVAAPDGSLAARGQIAPTGATAVVDQIETSPDHRRRGLGTLVMRTLTHTALDQGAEVGVLGGTPDGRALYESLGWGVVAPLTSARFTGVREP from the coding sequence GTGGACGCGGTCGTGCGGGCCTGGGTCGACGGATGGGTCGTGTCGCGAGGTGCGGCGCCGCCGGTGGAGGAGCCCTGGGGGTGCACGATCGACATGGGGATGGCCCAGCACGTCACCCGCCATGTCTTCGGCACGACGAACGACGAGGTGGAGGAGGCGGCGGTCCGCAAGGTCGCGGGCGCCGTCACCGGTGCCGGAACCTGGCTCAAGGTCTTCGCGGCGCCGTCGACGGTGACCCCCTGGCTGGGCGAGGGCTGGTGGGTCGACCCCGAGCCGGGCTACCTGATGTCCGTGCGGCTGAGGTCCCACGAGGCCCCGGCCGCCGTGCCCGACGGCTACCGCCTGCGCACCTGGTCACGCGGTGGCGTCACCCGGGTGATGGTCGCCGCGCCGGACGGCTCCCTGGCCGCGCGCGGCCAGATCGCCCCGACCGGGGCGACGGCGGTCGTCGACCAGATAGAGACGTCCCCGGACCACCGCCGCCGCGGCCTCGGCACCCTCGTCATGCGGACCCTCACCCACACCGCCCTCGACCAGGGCGCGGAGGTGGGGGTGCTGGGCGGAACGCCGGACGGGCGGGCGCTGTACGAGTCGCTGGGGTGGGGGGTGGTGGCGCCGTTGACGAGCGCGCGGTTCACGGGCGTCCGTGAGCCGTGA
- a CDS encoding DUF397 domain-containing protein, producing MSEIAWLKSSFSGQGDGASCLELAWRKSSHSGSGGNNCVELGTAYATLALRESDTPTVVLHTHRPQLTALLDHIKAHTPTTHP from the coding sequence ATGTCCGAAATAGCTTGGCTGAAGTCGTCCTTCTCCGGTCAGGGAGACGGCGCCTCCTGCCTCGAACTCGCCTGGCGGAAGTCGTCCCACTCCGGCTCAGGGGGCAACAACTGCGTCGAACTTGGTACCGCCTACGCCACCCTCGCCCTCCGCGAAAGCGACACCCCAACCGTCGTACTCCACACCCACCGTCCCCAACTCACAGCCCTCCTGGACCACATAAAGGCGCACACGCCCACCACGCACCCCTGA
- a CDS encoding helix-turn-helix domain-containing protein, producing the protein MPPRTSPTARQLRLGTELRRMREQSGLSISDAAAALGVNRTHITNVELARFGVSEQRVRTLASIYGTPDQSYVNALADMTRDRKAGWWEEYRGLIATGGLDLAELEYHASRLSVVELIFLPGLLQTEAYARAVLGEAVPPWSPPELRRRLSHRMKRRDILDRDEPPECHFTLHEAALRTQVGGPSVMREQLAALAEASERKNVTVQVIPVGSGSFPVAGVSVTYACGAVPQLDTVQLDTAHGSLFLDAEAQLANHRGVLERTAQVALSPEESRNVIDNVAQRL; encoded by the coding sequence ATGCCACCGAGGACTTCGCCAACCGCGCGGCAGCTGCGCCTGGGAACCGAACTGCGACGTATGCGCGAGCAGTCAGGGCTCAGCATCAGCGACGCGGCCGCCGCCCTCGGCGTGAACCGCACACACATCACCAACGTGGAGCTGGCCCGCTTCGGGGTGAGCGAGCAGCGCGTCCGCACCCTCGCGTCGATCTACGGCACGCCTGACCAGTCATACGTCAACGCGCTGGCGGACATGACCCGCGACCGCAAGGCCGGCTGGTGGGAGGAATACCGGGGGCTCATCGCCACCGGGGGCCTGGACCTCGCCGAGCTGGAGTACCACGCGTCGCGCCTGAGCGTCGTGGAACTCATCTTCCTTCCTGGCCTGTTGCAGACCGAGGCGTACGCACGCGCCGTACTGGGCGAAGCGGTACCGCCCTGGTCGCCCCCCGAACTGCGCCGACGTCTCTCCCACCGGATGAAACGCCGGGACATCCTCGACCGGGACGAGCCACCGGAGTGCCACTTCACCCTCCACGAGGCCGCGCTGCGCACGCAGGTCGGGGGACCCTCGGTCATGCGGGAGCAGCTCGCCGCCCTCGCGGAAGCGTCCGAGCGGAAGAACGTAACCGTCCAAGTCATCCCCGTCGGCAGCGGCAGCTTCCCCGTCGCCGGGGTCTCCGTCACCTATGCCTGCGGGGCCGTACCCCAGCTCGACACGGTGCAACTCGACACCGCCCATGGCTCTCTGTTCCTCGACGCGGAAGCCCAACTGGCCAACCACCGGGGCGTCCTGGAGCGCACCGCCCAAGTGGCGCTTTCCCCAGAGGAGTCACGTAACGTCATCGACAACGTGGCCCAGCGTCTGTGA
- a CDS encoding tetratricopeptide repeat protein, whose translation MSGPDGFARRRRARTLNERPAFGIHSFKDRMEELLRIRALLADPAVRIITLLGRRGIGKSLLAVRAANSMAEGVWPDGARSEPVDAVVYFGQRTTGITFERIYFDCLRLLDDQESERLHRIWASGRRAADKASELFDALAPLQVLLLLDNLEDLLDEEDNFREPEVMAMVRALLTHEGGPRLLITSQVPLALPAEFVRAERRIVLYDGLPEQDSVALLRELDPDGRGGIRDADGALLAETAERVYGVPRGLELIAGALQDDANMRSLREWLRDTAAVTGIVDELAQRRYQQLDEDQRLVMDSLAVFGTPVVPEAVEWVLSPLAPNLQVRSVLVGLARGFLARADRRTRTYALLPMDTDIACADLARRNPRLARRLHRRAADWYARSAKPREEWRSPPDVAPQRHELEHRMRAEDYDEAALLLDRFAAFLVWQGSAGAVLSICTSLTGRLTQREARLANLVAHGHAYVLIGPLSRAAELLREAETLATGPQDDACLQRILFLLGDMDRTEGRVEDAVGRYRRSADIAAGLGMIEEQAHALLGLSLSHSYANRPELGLDVAAELTRLSRDTGLPIVRAREGDALACAYVTMRDWPRATDTIRDAIIAYEESGESEALGFAWNGLGIARVGTGDLASALDAFDTGVAVSIQGDMPRPEALCSFNRAWTLWRTGRSAEAETAARQALSAYRRCGAKDELAAAALCDALAADRAGDQALVAQHLDSCAALVVGNSDLCPPEWFRSAADRIRTAGSPSTNSP comes from the coding sequence ATGTCTGGGCCGGACGGCTTCGCGCGGCGCAGAAGGGCACGGACGCTCAACGAGCGTCCCGCGTTCGGGATCCACTCCTTCAAGGACCGCATGGAGGAACTGCTGCGCATCCGAGCCCTGCTCGCTGATCCGGCGGTGCGGATCATCACCCTGCTGGGGCGGCGCGGAATCGGCAAGAGCCTGTTGGCGGTCCGTGCCGCCAACAGCATGGCTGAGGGCGTATGGCCCGACGGTGCCCGCAGCGAACCGGTGGACGCGGTTGTGTACTTCGGACAGCGCACGACCGGGATCACCTTCGAACGGATCTACTTCGACTGTCTGCGCCTGCTCGACGACCAGGAGTCGGAGCGGCTGCACCGGATCTGGGCGAGCGGACGCCGGGCCGCAGACAAGGCGAGTGAATTGTTCGACGCACTGGCCCCGCTCCAGGTGCTGTTGCTGCTGGACAACCTGGAGGATCTGCTGGATGAGGAGGACAACTTCCGGGAACCGGAGGTGATGGCCATGGTGCGGGCCCTGCTCACCCACGAGGGCGGGCCCCGCCTGCTGATCACCAGTCAGGTACCGCTGGCTCTGCCCGCCGAGTTCGTCCGTGCCGAGCGCCGGATCGTCCTGTACGACGGGCTGCCCGAGCAGGACTCGGTCGCCCTGCTGCGGGAACTGGACCCCGACGGCCGGGGCGGGATACGAGACGCCGACGGCGCGCTGCTGGCGGAGACGGCCGAACGGGTCTATGGCGTTCCCAGGGGTCTGGAACTCATCGCCGGTGCGCTCCAGGACGACGCCAACATGCGCTCACTGCGCGAGTGGCTGCGCGACACCGCCGCCGTTACGGGCATTGTCGACGAACTGGCCCAGCGTCGCTACCAGCAGCTTGACGAGGACCAGCGGCTGGTGATGGACAGCCTGGCGGTTTTCGGCACCCCGGTCGTTCCCGAGGCCGTCGAATGGGTGCTCAGCCCCCTGGCCCCGAACCTTCAGGTGCGCTCCGTTCTGGTGGGCCTGGCTCGGGGCTTTCTGGCCAGGGCGGATCGCCGGACCCGTACGTACGCCCTGCTGCCGATGGACACCGACATCGCCTGCGCGGACCTCGCACGGCGTAATCCACGCCTTGCGAGACGGCTGCACCGCCGCGCCGCCGACTGGTACGCCCGTTCCGCGAAGCCCCGGGAGGAGTGGCGCAGTCCGCCGGACGTCGCCCCGCAGCGACACGAGTTGGAGCACCGCATGCGGGCTGAGGACTACGACGAAGCCGCCCTGCTCCTCGACCGCTTCGCGGCCTTCCTGGTGTGGCAGGGCTCGGCCGGCGCGGTGCTGTCGATCTGCACGAGCCTCACCGGGCGGTTGACGCAGCGTGAGGCCCGCCTGGCGAATCTGGTCGCCCACGGACACGCCTACGTCCTCATCGGGCCGCTGAGCAGGGCGGCCGAACTGCTTCGGGAAGCCGAGACGCTGGCCACCGGCCCGCAGGACGACGCATGTCTGCAACGGATCCTCTTCCTGCTCGGCGACATGGACCGCACCGAAGGACGCGTCGAGGACGCTGTCGGGCGGTACAGAAGGTCCGCCGACATCGCCGCCGGACTCGGCATGATCGAGGAGCAGGCCCACGCTCTTCTCGGCCTCAGCCTGTCCCACAGCTATGCCAACCGGCCCGAGCTCGGCCTCGACGTGGCAGCCGAACTGACCCGGCTGTCCCGCGATACCGGCCTGCCCATCGTCCGTGCCCGCGAGGGCGACGCTCTGGCCTGCGCCTATGTCACCATGCGGGACTGGCCGCGAGCGACGGACACCATCCGGGACGCGATCATCGCCTATGAGGAGTCCGGCGAGAGCGAGGCTCTGGGTTTCGCCTGGAACGGCCTCGGAATCGCTCGGGTCGGTACCGGTGACCTGGCTTCGGCCCTGGACGCCTTCGACACGGGCGTGGCCGTCAGCATCCAGGGCGACATGCCCCGCCCGGAGGCGCTGTGCTCCTTCAACCGGGCCTGGACGCTGTGGCGTACCGGCAGGTCGGCGGAGGCGGAGACCGCCGCCCGCCAAGCGCTCTCCGCCTACCGGCGCTGCGGCGCCAAGGACGAACTCGCCGCCGCCGCCCTGTGCGACGCCCTCGCGGCCGACCGGGCCGGCGACCAGGCGCTTGTCGCCCAGCATCTCGACAGCTGCGCGGCGCTGGTCGTCGGCAATTCCGACCTGTGTCCCCCGGAGTGGTTCCGTTCCGCAGCCGACCGGATACGCACTGCGGGGAGCCCTTCGACCAACAGCCCCTGA